Part of the Methylovirgula sp. 4M-Z18 genome is shown below.
CTCGCCTGGTCCCTCCTGAATGCGCCCCCAACGGGGATCGCGCGCCACGTCGATCATCGGTGCGAAGGTAATGTCGACCCCAAAGACCGCGCATTCCTCGGCGGCAACGCGGGCCGTAGCTTCCCAGAGCTTCGGGTCAAAAGCCGCTCCTTCGCCAAAGGGTATGGGGAAGATCGTGCTCAATCCCCGCAGCACATCGAGGCCGAAGAACATCGGGATCTTGAGACGGGATTCCTCGACCGCCAGGCGCTGCACGTCGCGGACCCGCTCAGGTCCCCACAGATTGAGAAGACTGCCGATCTTGCCGCCGACGATCGCTTCATGGGTCACGGACGCGGAGGTGGGCCCGGTCTTGACCAAATCGCCGCTCAGCATGACCAATTGCCCAATCTTTTCCTCGAGCGTCATCTGCGAAAGGAGCTGCTCGATGCGCGTCGTGCCGCTAGACTCCATCATTGCCGCGTCCTCCCCTAATCTCTCGAGCTTTATCGGTGATAGACTACACGTGCTGGCGGGCTCAATCAGGCGAACTTATATGTATAGACATCATAGGTTGTCTCAGTCTGCGTTGTCACTGTACTATGTGGGCACAGCCGAGATCTGGACTAGAGCAATATGAACGTTCCAGCCAAGTTGCCGCAACCCGTCGCAACGCATATCGCAGATGCTTCCAGCAATGGCGTTTGGGCCCAGTTGCTCATTATGCTCGAAGCGCTGAAAGGGTCGCCGCGGAAATGGGTGCTGATAAGTCTGCCGGCCGGCAGCGTGGTCGTCATCTCGGCGATCGCGGTTGGCCAGGTCCGGTTGAACCAATGGCAAGGCGCCCTCTACGACACGCTGGTACAACGCAATTTCAGCGGTTTCCTGCATCAGACTACCGTGTTCTTGGCCATTGTTTCTGCCCTTCTCGCCCTGGTGGTGGCCCAAACCTGGCTGACGGAAGTGGGCAAAGTTAGGCTGCGCGGCTGGCTGGTCCGCGACGTAATGGATGAATGGCTGCGCCCGAAGCGCGCCTATCTCTTCGCCTATACCGGGGAGAGCGGCGTCAATCCCGATCAGCGCATTCATGAGGACGCGCGCCATCTTTCGGAACTCTCGGTGGATTTCGGCAACGGACTGCTGCAATCTTCGCTTCTGCTCATCAGCTTCGTCGGCGTCCTGTGGGGGCTCTCGTCCCAGGTCGTCTTCAACTGGGACGGCAAAGACTTCACGATTCCGGGCTACATGGTTTGGTGCGCCTTTGCCTACGCTTCCGTCGGCTCCTGGCTCACCTGGTGGGTCGGACGCCCGCTCATCCAGCTCAATGCCGATCACTATGCGCGGGAGGCAGCATTTCGCACGGCCCTGGTCCGCGTCGTCGAACGAGCGGAAGCCATCGTGCTCTATCGCGGGGAGGCCGACGAACGCGCGTGGCTCGATGATAAATTCAACGCCGTTCAAATCGTTGCCCGCAAACTGGCGGGAGGCGTGGCGCGCCTGACCTGGATTACGTCCGGCCATGGCTGGCTGGCGATTCTTGCACCATTCCTGATCGCCGCACCGGGCTATTTCAGCGGCAGGCTGTCGCTTGGCGCCCTCATGATCACGGTCGGCGCGTTCAATCAAGTTCAAAGCTCATTGCGCTGGTTCGTCGATAATTTTTCGCGGATCGCTGATTGGCGCGCCACTTTGGGCCGCGTCGTCACGATGCGCGAGGCATTGCGGGCATTGGAAACCCTGCACGAAAATGAGAGCCGGATCGACTTCTCGGAACATCCGGAACAGAAGCTGGTACTTGAGCATGTCGAAACCTTTCTGCCGGGTTCACTTGTCGAATGCGCCGTCCTCAATGAAGAGCGAATCGAATTGTGCCCCGGCGAACATGTACAGGTCATCGGCGACGTAACGGCCGTCAAAACGACATTTTTCCTGGCGCTCGCCGGATTGTGGCCGTGGGGCCGCGGCACGATCAGCTTGCCGCCGCGCGACGACATGATGTTCTTGCCACGGCAGCCCTATCTGCCCACCGGCTCGCTCCGGAGCGCGATCGCCTATCCGGCGGAAGCCCATGTGTTCAGTGACGAGGCGATGCGCGCCGCTCTGTCCCGCGTTGAGCTCGGGCATCTCGCCGACGACCTCGATCGCAAGGCCACCTGGGAAAAGGAACTCTCCCTCGATGAAGAGCAAGCGCTCGGCTTTGCCCGCGTGCTGTTGCATGCACCCAAATGGGTGTTCCTCGATGATGCCTTAGGCGCGATGGATCCGAAAATGCGGGCATCGATCATGTCGACGTTCGGCCAAGAGCTGGCCGGCACGTCGGTTGTCAGCACGGGCCGCAGTGCTGAGAACGGTTTCTACAGCAAGACGTTGCATTTGCGACGGTTGGAGCGTCAGGAAAAACGAAGCACGCCGCTGTCAGTTGACGCGGTGACCTGACGGCCGAAGCGTGGCGCGTGCTCAAACTTGGTTCTGCGTGAAGGAACAATCATGGCGACGAGAGCCGACGCAATCGCTGTTGTACAAGAGCATTTTCAATCCGGGCAATTCCTCAAAGAACTGAATGCAAGGGTCGCCTACCGGACCGAGAGCCAGAATGCCGACAAGGGCGACGCCTTGCGCGCCTATCTCGTCGAGAATTTGCAGCCGGCCCTTGCTGAACTCGATTTCACGACGCGGCTGGTCGAGTCGCCGACCGGCCGCGGGCCGTATCTGTTAGCTGCATACCATGAGGATGCCGCGCTGCCGACGGTCTTGACCTATGGCCATGGCGATGTCGTCGACGGCATGGCCGGCGAATGGCGCGACGGTCTCGATCCGTGGCGGATCACGGTCAAGGGCGACCGCGTCTACGGCCGCGGCACCGCCGACAACAAGGGGCAGCACAGCATCAACATGGCTGCGCTACGGGCGGTGCGGCAGGCGCGCGGCGGCAGGCTCGGCTTCAATGCGAAATTCGTTGTCGAGACCGGCGAGGAGATCGGCTCGCCCGATCTGCGCCAGGTCTGCGAGGCGCATCGCGACGAGCTCAAAGCCGATCTGTTCCTGGCGTCCGACGGGCCGCGGCTTTCGGCCGAGCGCCCGACGATCTTCCTCGGCTGCCGCGGCGGCAACCGCATCCATCTCGACGTCGACTTGCGCGAGGGCGGACACCATTCGGGCAATTGGGGCGGCGTGCTCGCCAACCCTGCAACCATTCTGGCGAATGCGATCGCGAGCCTCGTCGACGGCAAGGGCCGCATGAAGCTCGAGATCCTGAAGCCACCGCCGATCTCGCCCGAGGTCCGCGCCGCGCTGGCGGATGTCAAGGTCGAAC
Proteins encoded:
- a CDS encoding ABC transporter ATP-binding protein/permease, with the protein product MNVPAKLPQPVATHIADASSNGVWAQLLIMLEALKGSPRKWVLISLPAGSVVVISAIAVGQVRLNQWQGALYDTLVQRNFSGFLHQTTVFLAIVSALLALVVAQTWLTEVGKVRLRGWLVRDVMDEWLRPKRAYLFAYTGESGVNPDQRIHEDARHLSELSVDFGNGLLQSSLLLISFVGVLWGLSSQVVFNWDGKDFTIPGYMVWCAFAYASVGSWLTWWVGRPLIQLNADHYAREAAFRTALVRVVERAEAIVLYRGEADERAWLDDKFNAVQIVARKLAGGVARLTWITSGHGWLAILAPFLIAAPGYFSGRLSLGALMITVGAFNQVQSSLRWFVDNFSRIADWRATLGRVVTMREALRALETLHENESRIDFSEHPEQKLVLEHVETFLPGSLVECAVLNEERIELCPGEHVQVIGDVTAVKTTFFLALAGLWPWGRGTISLPPRDDMMFLPRQPYLPTGSLRSAIAYPAEAHVFSDEAMRAALSRVELGHLADDLDRKATWEKELSLDEEQALGFARVLLHAPKWVFLDDALGAMDPKMRASIMSTFGQELAGTSVVSTGRSAENGFYSKTLHLRRLERQEKRSTPLSVDAVT
- a CDS encoding M20 family metallopeptidase; this translates as MATRADAIAVVQEHFQSGQFLKELNARVAYRTESQNADKGDALRAYLVENLQPALAELDFTTRLVESPTGRGPYLLAAYHEDAALPTVLTYGHGDVVDGMAGEWRDGLDPWRITVKGDRVYGRGTADNKGQHSINMAALRAVRQARGGRLGFNAKFVVETGEEIGSPDLRQVCEAHRDELKADLFLASDGPRLSAERPTIFLGCRGGNRIHLDVDLREGGHHSGNWGGVLANPATILANAIASLVDGKGRMKLEILKPPPISPEVRAALADVKVEPAADEPALSPNWGEEGLSAAERLYAWNTLEVLAMSAGNIERPANAIPGKASAVLQLRFVVGTKYLEMVDAIRAHLHADGFPMVKVSGAQRFAASRADMDSPWIDRAAKSIRQTTGKPPAILPNFGGSLPNDVFAEGLGLPTIWVPHSYPGCSQHAPDEHILLPVTEEALAIMAGLFWDLGEMPRTSHK